One segment of Streptomyces sp. XD-27 DNA contains the following:
- a CDS encoding nucleoside-diphosphate kinase, which translates to MGTVNWSTLTRMPVKAYHYELDTCFREGYGEVREAFGDRTTEILHRSALMLVKPDGMATGKLKVIRDFLQGHGFSIIGAELFHFNRHTGRELWRHQHTLATLDRLAVNDIVLQAGPSLLLLLRSHGDHAVPATVHLSSLKGKADITQQAADSLRSVIGRPNRLCSMIHCADEPADLVRELNLLADPEPRKRLLARLADGAPAAADEEILDHVLHSGEFGGTVLDRDAAVQRITQAVRDRAATRPELGEPAGRILTWLEGTDRGELLPWREFAPVLAGLGLDLDVWDVAMLGSSHIQEDEPDGIKVIGNPAPGSWLV; encoded by the coding sequence ATGGGCACCGTCAACTGGTCCACCCTCACGCGTATGCCGGTCAAGGCGTACCACTACGAACTCGACACCTGCTTCCGCGAGGGATACGGCGAGGTCCGCGAGGCATTCGGCGACCGGACCACCGAGATCCTGCACCGCTCGGCCCTCATGCTGGTCAAGCCCGACGGCATGGCCACCGGCAAGCTCAAGGTCATCCGCGACTTCCTGCAGGGCCACGGCTTCTCGATCATCGGCGCGGAGCTGTTCCACTTCAACCGGCACACCGGCCGCGAGCTGTGGCGCCACCAGCACACCCTGGCCACGCTGGACCGGCTCGCCGTCAACGACATCGTGCTCCAGGCGGGGCCGAGCCTGCTGCTGCTCCTGCGCAGCCACGGCGACCACGCCGTTCCCGCGACGGTGCACCTCAGCTCGCTCAAGGGCAAGGCCGACATCACCCAGCAGGCCGCAGACAGCCTCCGCAGCGTGATCGGCCGCCCCAACCGGCTGTGCAGCATGATCCACTGCGCCGACGAGCCGGCCGACCTGGTCCGTGAGCTCAACCTGCTGGCGGACCCCGAGCCCCGCAAGCGCCTGCTCGCCCGGCTTGCGGACGGCGCCCCCGCGGCCGCCGACGAGGAGATCCTCGACCACGTGCTGCACTCCGGCGAGTTCGGCGGCACCGTGCTCGACCGCGACGCCGCCGTGCAGCGCATCACGCAGGCCGTCCGGGACCGGGCCGCGACCCGCCCGGAGCTCGGCGAGCCGGCCGGCCGGATCCTGACCTGGCTGGAGGGCACCGACCGCGGCGAACTGCTGCCGTGGCGGGAGTTCGCCCCCGTGCTGGCCGGCCTCGGACTCGACCTGGACGTATGGGACGTGGCCATGCTCGGCAGCAGCCACATCCAGGAGGACGAGCCCGACGGCATCAAGGTGATCGGGAACCCGGCACCAGGCTCCTGGCTCGTGTGA
- a CDS encoding thioesterase II family protein: MVLPHSGGGPNRYLRLVDGLPQDIEILGLTLPGRERRLAEPVGATLDDVLASLATLPRLDVPTVVFGHSLGAVLGLHVARALGEHCVGLIASGQVLREPDGCSPEDVEDESILRTLDLGGDLPREVFEDAAWRATLVGNMRADLRLDAEASRRGMGVRIEAPVTVLCGREDRLIDVDALGAWGRHSSAPCRVHLFPGGHFGLFDEANRALVTGAITEQLAAVPPLAAGRDL, from the coding sequence ATGGTCCTCCCGCATTCGGGCGGGGGTCCCAACCGGTATCTGCGGTTGGTCGACGGACTCCCACAGGACATCGAGATACTCGGGCTGACTCTGCCGGGTCGTGAGCGCCGATTGGCGGAACCGGTGGGGGCGACGCTCGATGACGTGCTCGCCAGTCTGGCGACCCTTCCGCGGCTCGATGTGCCGACTGTGGTGTTCGGCCACAGCCTTGGCGCCGTTCTCGGCCTGCACGTCGCCCGAGCCCTCGGCGAGCACTGCGTCGGCCTGATCGCCTCCGGTCAGGTTCTCAGGGAGCCGGATGGCTGTTCTCCCGAGGATGTCGAGGACGAGAGCATCCTGCGGACGCTTGACCTCGGCGGTGACCTGCCCCGTGAGGTGTTCGAGGATGCCGCGTGGCGCGCGACCCTGGTGGGCAACATGCGGGCGGACCTGCGGCTCGACGCCGAAGCCTCCCGCCGGGGTATGGGCGTGCGCATCGAGGCGCCGGTCACGGTGCTGTGCGGCCGTGAGGACCGTCTCATCGACGTGGATGCCCTGGGCGCGTGGGGCAGGCATTCTTCCGCGCCGTGCCGGGTGCACCTCTTCCCCGGCGGGCACTTCGGGCTGTTCGACGAGGCCAACCGTGCTCTGGTGACGGGGGCGATCACGGAACAGTTGGCGGCGGTCCCCCCTCTCGCGGCAGGCCGCGATCTTTGA
- a CDS encoding VOC family protein — protein MVSVVQNVAIDCADAYELARFWSEVLGYPLHPEDKPGAPETEVMLPEGPLLHFNQVPEPKTIKNRIHLCLRPKTSREEEVERLLSLGATLVTDRREHDGAGWAVLADPEGNEFCVLRSEADRAAMSS, from the coding sequence ATGGTTTCGGTGGTGCAGAACGTAGCGATCGACTGTGCGGATGCCTATGAACTGGCCCGATTCTGGAGCGAGGTGCTCGGCTATCCGCTGCATCCGGAGGACAAGCCGGGTGCCCCAGAGACTGAGGTGATGCTGCCGGAGGGTCCGCTGCTGCACTTCAACCAGGTGCCAGAACCGAAGACGATCAAGAACAGGATCCACCTGTGCCTGCGCCCGAAGACCTCGCGCGAGGAGGAGGTCGAGAGGCTGCTGAGCCTCGGTGCCACCCTGGTCACCGATCGCCGGGAACACGACGGCGCAGGCTGGGCCGTCCTCGCGGATCCTGAAGGCAACGAATTCTGTGTTCTCCGCAGCGAGGCCGACCGGGCTGCGATGTCGTCCTGA
- a CDS encoding aminoglycoside phosphotransferase family protein, which produces MTATETDITEDLIRDLLREQHPDLADRPLKLGALGWDNQVWRLGDDLAVRLPWATQSADALLRKEHAWLPLLAPHLPLQIPVPQRLGEPSERFPRPWLVTTWVPGEPADRAPATRAAEAAVTLAAFLTALHRPAPDGAPAGRDRGGPLADTAEHFTQGLASATELGLIRDPDAVRAVWEDAAAAPDWAGPRLWLHGDLHPANVLTANGTFCGVIDFGDLFAGDPACDLAAAWILLPDGAIDRFHETYQPSPDAATLRRARGWAVLRALAGIHIGDAGVHGRPGGKPTWGPPAHAALHRLTATVRQ; this is translated from the coding sequence ATGACAGCCACCGAGACGGACATCACCGAGGACTTGATCCGGGATCTGCTGCGCGAGCAGCACCCCGACCTGGCGGATCGCCCCCTGAAGCTCGGAGCGCTCGGCTGGGACAACCAAGTGTGGCGGCTCGGCGACGACCTCGCCGTCCGGTTGCCCTGGGCGACGCAGTCCGCGGACGCGCTGCTGCGCAAAGAACACGCCTGGCTGCCCCTCCTCGCCCCGCACCTTCCTCTGCAGATCCCCGTCCCGCAGCGCCTCGGTGAGCCCTCCGAACGGTTTCCGCGGCCCTGGCTCGTCACCACCTGGGTACCGGGCGAGCCCGCCGACCGCGCCCCCGCTACGCGCGCCGCGGAGGCGGCCGTCACCCTGGCCGCCTTCCTGACCGCCCTCCACCGCCCCGCCCCCGACGGGGCGCCCGCAGGCCGAGACCGCGGTGGCCCGCTGGCCGACACCGCCGAACACTTCACCCAAGGGCTCGCCTCGGCCACCGAACTGGGGCTGATCCGCGACCCGGACGCCGTCCGCGCGGTCTGGGAAGACGCCGCCGCCGCGCCGGACTGGGCAGGCCCACGACTCTGGCTGCACGGCGACCTTCATCCAGCCAACGTCCTGACCGCGAACGGCACCTTCTGCGGTGTCATCGACTTCGGCGACCTCTTCGCCGGCGACCCAGCCTGCGACCTCGCCGCCGCCTGGATCCTGCTGCCGGACGGCGCCATCGACCGCTTCCACGAGACCTACCAGCCAAGCCCGGACGCCGCGACCCTACGCCGCGCCCGAGGCTGGGCGGTACTGCGCGCCCTCGCCGGCATCCACATCGGAGACGCCGGCGTCCACGGCCGCCCCGGAGGCAAGCCCACCTGGGGCCCACCCGCCCACGCCGCACTGCACCGCCTCACCGCAACGGTCCGCCAGTGA
- a CDS encoding transposase family protein — protein MTGIIDDTEIRVRRPAAGRKDRNTFISGKSKQNAVKTVVVQDGDGRVLFCSPTKPGSCADTTHARQPGLVKLLVDGPAVEVLADAATRASARRPAVRW, from the coding sequence ATGACGGGCATCATCGACGACACCGAGATCCGGGTCCGGCGGCCGGCCGCCGGACGCAAGGACCGGAACACGTTCATCTCCGGCAAGAGCAAGCAGAACGCCGTCAAGACCGTGGTGGTCCAGGACGGGGACGGCCGGGTGCTGTTCTGCAGCCCAACCAAGCCCGGTAGCTGCGCGGACACCACGCACGCCCGTCAGCCAGGACTGGTCAAGCTCCTGGTCGATGGTCCCGCAGTGGAGGTCCTCGCCGACGCCGCTACCAGGGCCTCGGCGCGCAGACCAGCGGTGCGGTGGTGA
- a CDS encoding multidrug efflux SMR transporter, translated as MVYVTLAGAILSEILATTAMKYSEGFSRLWPSLGTMVGYLVAFALLAQTLKSMSVGTAYAIWSGAGTAVIAAIGIVFLGESASAAKILGVLLVIAGVVVLNLDGAH; from the coding sequence GTGGTCTATGTGACGCTGGCAGGCGCGATACTCTCCGAGATTCTGGCGACCACGGCGATGAAATACAGCGAGGGTTTCAGCAGGCTGTGGCCGTCGTTGGGGACCATGGTCGGGTATCTGGTGGCCTTCGCGTTGCTGGCGCAGACGCTGAAGTCGATGAGCGTGGGGACCGCCTATGCCATCTGGTCCGGGGCCGGGACGGCCGTGATCGCGGCCATCGGGATCGTGTTCCTGGGGGAGAGCGCCAGCGCGGCGAAGATCCTGGGGGTGTTGCTGGTGATCGCCGGGGTTGTGGTGCTGAATCTGGATGGGGCTCACTGA
- a CDS encoding TetR/AcrR family transcriptional regulator, which yields MARRYDPDRRQRIIDAAIAVVGERGIAGLSHRAVAAAADVPLGSTTYHFAGLDDLLVAALRQVNGEWMADFARWVDGIDPAVPLADQVAELAEATLAGDRSRVELEYELYLAALRREAVRPIAAECLDEMVRLLGRRIGDERTARAVVAFMDGLLLQHLLTGQPFTSAAVRAGLAGALG from the coding sequence ATGGCGCGGCGCTACGATCCCGACCGGCGGCAGCGGATCATCGATGCGGCGATCGCGGTGGTCGGTGAGCGGGGGATCGCGGGGCTCAGCCATCGCGCGGTGGCCGCTGCCGCGGACGTGCCGCTGGGGTCGACGACGTACCACTTCGCCGGCCTCGACGATCTGCTGGTCGCCGCGCTGCGGCAGGTCAACGGGGAGTGGATGGCCGACTTCGCGCGCTGGGTGGACGGAATCGATCCTGCGGTGCCGCTCGCGGATCAGGTGGCCGAGCTGGCCGAGGCGACGCTGGCTGGGGACCGTTCACGGGTGGAGCTGGAGTACGAGCTGTATCTGGCGGCGCTGCGGCGCGAGGCGGTGCGGCCGATCGCCGCGGAATGCCTGGACGAGATGGTGCGGTTGCTCGGCCGGCGGATCGGCGACGAGCGGACCGCGCGGGCCGTGGTGGCGTTCATGGATGGTTTGCTGCTGCAGCATCTGCTCACCGGGCAGCCCTTCACATCCGCCGCGGTACGGGCCGGGCTCGCCGGAGCGCTGGGCTGA
- a CDS encoding DUF6000 family protein: MRLPRLSDPELTDAVDRYVKPGRRYLKLLHGNFTRQDEPECRSFLRALSAAARQISDEELETLLESEWRARLTAAWLIGLDRRYWFRDILSDLLLASRLCYSGQGYCFALARFATAEDAEHLVAYLDRYLRRADCQYDQRWAISALLHIDSRNGSQHADRFLAPGGLWEQWSAAQYAPVSTSRFIDDLCTIAEQCMGTTDTSESTA; this comes from the coding sequence ATGCGCCTGCCTCGCCTCTCGGACCCCGAACTGACCGACGCCGTCGACCGCTACGTCAAACCTGGCCGGCGCTACCTCAAGCTGCTCCACGGCAACTTCACCAGACAGGACGAGCCCGAGTGCCGCAGTTTCCTCCGGGCCCTCAGCGCGGCCGCTCGACAGATCAGCGACGAGGAACTGGAGACCTTGCTGGAGAGCGAATGGCGTGCGCGGCTCACGGCTGCTTGGCTGATCGGACTGGACCGTCGCTACTGGTTCCGCGACATCCTCAGCGACCTTCTGCTGGCCAGCCGGCTCTGCTACTCCGGCCAGGGCTACTGCTTCGCGCTGGCCCGATTCGCCACGGCCGAAGACGCCGAGCACCTGGTTGCCTATCTGGACCGCTACCTGCGCAGAGCTGACTGCCAGTACGACCAGCGATGGGCCATCAGCGCGCTGCTGCACATCGACAGCCGCAACGGCAGCCAGCATGCCGACCGGTTCCTTGCCCCCGGCGGCCTTTGGGAGCAGTGGAGCGCAGCCCAGTACGCCCCGGTCTCAACCAGCCGCTTCATCGACGACCTGTGCACGATCGCGGAGCAGTGCATGGGCACCACCGACACCTCCGAGAGCACCGCCTAG
- a CDS encoding GNAT family N-acetyltransferase encodes MGVNNGSGLASRERLPGYVFRPYRGHDDHGAMAAVRLGSAQRDRIDARSVVEGLPTAAEIAESCARLDDPSENQVLVEHGGGVVGYSTIRWWQERDGTWLYLHRGYLLSEHRGQGIGSAMLNWAESRIRQLVQQHGTAQTAVFGANAMASEQDATALLLETGYRRVFSLVELELADLRQLPDGKPSLAPQVKPLPAGIRVGAVDPSSYRAAWKTVVDSYADAAFTERWTFESFLATADSTCWRAAWDGEHMAGVALCSIRRQDPTVGEVEELSVRTKSRRLGLGRVLLLDGLRCLREHGAETARLYTGTANPHRSYDLYESVGFRRQNEYVRYRKPIADPTEVHP; translated from the coding sequence GTGGGCGTGAACAACGGCAGCGGCCTTGCATCGCGGGAACGGTTGCCTGGCTACGTCTTCCGGCCGTATCGCGGCCACGACGACCATGGCGCGATGGCCGCTGTGCGGCTGGGCAGTGCACAGCGGGATCGGATCGACGCCCGCTCGGTTGTGGAGGGGCTCCCGACGGCAGCCGAGATCGCCGAATCCTGCGCCAGGCTGGACGACCCATCCGAGAACCAGGTCTTGGTGGAGCACGGCGGTGGCGTCGTCGGCTACTCGACGATCAGGTGGTGGCAGGAGCGGGACGGGACGTGGTTGTACCTGCACCGTGGCTACCTGCTGTCCGAGCACCGCGGCCAGGGCATCGGCTCAGCCATGCTCAACTGGGCGGAAAGCCGTATCCGCCAGCTCGTGCAGCAGCATGGAACCGCACAGACGGCTGTGTTCGGCGCGAACGCCATGGCCTCTGAACAGGATGCAACGGCGCTGCTGCTCGAAACGGGATACCGGCGTGTCTTCAGCCTGGTAGAGCTGGAGCTGGCCGATCTCCGACAGCTCCCCGACGGCAAGCCCTCCTTGGCCCCCCAGGTGAAACCATTGCCAGCCGGCATCCGAGTCGGTGCCGTCGATCCGAGCAGCTACCGCGCGGCCTGGAAGACGGTCGTTGATTCGTATGCGGATGCCGCCTTCACCGAGAGGTGGACGTTCGAGAGCTTCCTCGCCACGGCCGACTCGACCTGCTGGCGGGCGGCTTGGGATGGGGAACATATGGCCGGTGTCGCCCTGTGCTCCATCCGTCGGCAGGACCCCACTGTGGGCGAAGTCGAAGAACTGAGCGTCCGGACAAAGTCGAGGCGTCTGGGACTTGGGCGGGTCCTGCTACTGGACGGGTTGCGATGCCTTCGCGAGCACGGTGCAGAGACCGCCCGGTTGTACACCGGGACCGCGAATCCGCACCGATCCTACGACCTCTACGAGAGCGTAGGGTTCCGGCGCCAGAACGAGTACGTCCGCTACCGCAAACCGATCGCCGATCCGACAGAGGTGCATCCGTAG
- a CDS encoding Lrp/AsnC family transcriptional regulator, giving the protein MDDIDRELVALLQQDATQPYAALGKAVGLSAGAAHERVRKLRERGIIRRTTVDVDPAALGRGVLAFVMVESSAWMGDSAADFAAIPEIQEAHVIAGSASILVKVRTATTEQLQDVLRRLYAIDGVSGTQATVSLETFFERPVSPRGGRRPVLGPGRNDAPTR; this is encoded by the coding sequence ATGGACGACATCGACCGCGAGCTTGTGGCACTGCTCCAGCAGGACGCCACCCAGCCATACGCCGCACTGGGCAAGGCGGTTGGCCTGTCGGCAGGCGCCGCCCACGAACGGGTACGCAAGCTACGCGAGCGCGGCATCATCCGTCGCACGACGGTGGACGTGGACCCGGCCGCGTTGGGGCGCGGGGTACTGGCCTTCGTCATGGTCGAGTCCTCGGCCTGGATGGGCGACTCGGCCGCCGACTTCGCCGCGATTCCCGAGATCCAGGAGGCGCACGTCATCGCGGGCAGTGCGTCCATCCTGGTGAAAGTGCGCACCGCAACCACCGAGCAACTCCAGGACGTACTGCGGCGGCTCTACGCCATCGACGGCGTGAGCGGCACCCAGGCCACAGTCTCCCTGGAGACCTTCTTCGAAAGGCCCGTCTCTCCCAGGGGCGGTCGTCGGCCAGTGCTCGGACCGGGAAGGAATGACGCGCCAACCCGGTAA
- a CDS encoding SMP-30/gluconolactonase/LRE family protein, which yields MSSETRPDVYEVVDERFRTGRCANGDMRLERLYQDCRWAEGPLYLPAWRQVIWSDIPNDRMLRWDEATGTVGLFRSPAGHSNGNTLDREGRLITCEQGNRRVTRTEHDGAITVIADRFEGKRLNSPNDATVRSDGSIWFSDPDFGITSDYEGHRAESEIGACNVYRVDPGTGQVRLVADGFGGPNGLVFSLDEQQLYVSDTRAGHIRVFDVREDGTLSDGKVFAEATDGVARFDNIRFDKDRRLWAAAMAGGVHCYDPDGTLIGRIRVPEPVSNIAFGGPKNNRLFITATTTLYSLVMSVTGAPRI from the coding sequence ATGTCATCCGAGACCCGCCCCGACGTCTACGAGGTTGTGGACGAGCGGTTCCGCACCGGACGCTGCGCCAACGGGGATATGCGGCTGGAAAGGCTCTACCAGGACTGCCGTTGGGCGGAGGGCCCGCTCTACCTTCCGGCCTGGCGCCAGGTCATCTGGAGTGACATCCCCAATGACCGCATGCTGCGGTGGGACGAGGCGACCGGCACTGTCGGCCTCTTCCGCTCGCCTGCGGGCCACAGCAATGGCAACACCCTCGACCGGGAGGGCAGGTTGATCACCTGTGAGCAGGGCAACCGCCGCGTCACCCGCACTGAGCACGACGGTGCGATCACAGTCATTGCCGACCGTTTCGAAGGCAAGCGGCTCAACAGCCCCAACGACGCGACCGTGCGCTCCGACGGCTCGATCTGGTTCTCCGACCCGGACTTCGGCATCACCAGCGACTACGAGGGACACCGCGCCGAGAGCGAGATCGGCGCGTGCAACGTCTACCGAGTGGACCCGGGCACGGGACAGGTGCGCCTGGTTGCGGACGGCTTCGGCGGCCCCAACGGGCTCGTCTTCTCCCTCGACGAGCAGCAGCTGTACGTCTCCGACACCCGGGCCGGTCACATCCGCGTGTTCGATGTGCGCGAGGACGGCACGCTCTCGGACGGCAAGGTCTTCGCCGAGGCCACGGACGGTGTCGCCCGGTTCGACAACATTCGCTTCGACAAGGACAGGCGGCTGTGGGCGGCGGCCATGGCCGGTGGGGTGCACTGCTACGACCCGGACGGAACGCTGATCGGCCGGATCCGGGTTCCCGAGCCCGTCTCCAACATCGCCTTCGGCGGCCCGAAGAACAACCGCCTGTTCATCACCGCGACCACCACGTTGTACTCCCTGGTGATGTCGGTCACCGGCGCCCCCCGGATCTAG
- a CDS encoding DinB family protein, translating to MIEPNPKADLLRYLQEARDALVWKLDGLSEYDIRRPLTPTGTNLLGLVKHVASVELGYFGDTFGRPFFDADPPPWWYTEDTEPNSDMWATADESREDILGLYRQAWKHSDSTIAALTLEALGRVPWWPEERGEVTLHHILVRVISDTQRHAGHADIVRELIDGSVGHLQGKDNMPPGDQAWWEGHRCRLERVAREVNG from the coding sequence ATGATCGAACCGAACCCGAAAGCGGACCTACTCCGATACCTGCAAGAGGCGCGTGATGCCCTGGTGTGGAAGCTCGATGGGCTCTCGGAGTACGACATCCGCCGCCCGCTGACCCCCACGGGCACGAACCTGTTGGGGCTGGTCAAGCATGTCGCTAGCGTGGAACTGGGTTACTTCGGCGACACGTTCGGGCGGCCGTTCTTCGACGCGGACCCGCCGCCCTGGTGGTATACCGAGGACACAGAACCCAATTCAGACATGTGGGCCACTGCAGACGAGTCGCGCGAAGACATCCTCGGGCTGTATCGGCAGGCGTGGAAGCACTCCGACAGCACGATCGCGGCACTCACGCTGGAAGCGCTCGGCCGTGTCCCGTGGTGGCCCGAGGAACGTGGAGAGGTGACACTGCACCACATCCTGGTGCGCGTGATCTCCGATACTCAGCGGCATGCCGGCCACGCGGACATCGTGCGAGAGCTCATCGACGGATCCGTCGGGCATTTGCAGGGCAAGGACAACATGCCGCCAGGTGATCAGGCATGGTGGGAGGGCCACCGGTGCCGACTGGAGCGCGTGGCGCGGGAAGTCAACGGCTGA